Proteins from one Malaya genurostris strain Urasoe2022 chromosome 2, Malgen_1.1, whole genome shotgun sequence genomic window:
- the LOC131432094 gene encoding myb-like protein D: NNNNNNNNNNNNNNNNNNNNNNNNNNNNNNNNNNNNNNNNNNNNNNNNNNNNNNNNNNNNNNNNNNNNNNNNNNNNNNNNNNNNNNNNNNNNNNNNNNNNNNNNNNNNNNNNNNNNNNNNNNNNNNNNNNNNNNNNNNNNNNNNNNNNNNNNNNNNNNNNNNNNNNNNNNN, from the coding sequence aataataataataataataataataataataataataataataataataataataataataataataataataataataataataataataataataataataataataataataataataataataataataataataataataataataataataataataataataataataataataataataataataataataataataataataataataataataataataataataataataataataataataataataataataataataataataataataataataataataataataataataataataataataataataataataataataataataataataataataataataataataataataataataataataataataataataataataataataataataataataataataataataataataataataataataataataataataataataataataataataataataataataataataataataataataat
- the LOC131432093 gene encoding uncharacterized protein DDB_G0287625-like, translating to MAWSEMYQRSSVCKSHFNNNNNNNNNNNNNNNNNNNNNNNNNNNNNNNNNNNNNNNNNNNNNNNNNNNNNNNNNNNNNNNNNNNNNNNNNNNNNNNNNNNNNNNNNNNNNNNNNNNNNNNNNNNNNNNNNNNNNNNNNNNNNNNNNNNNNNNNNNNNNNNNNNNNNNNNNNNNNNNNNNNNNNNNNNNNNNNNNNNNNNNNNNNNNNNNNNNNNNNNNNNNNNNNNNNNNNNNNNNNNNNNNNNNNNNNNNNNNNNNNNNNNNNNNN from the coding sequence acgatcttcggtatgcaagagtcattttaataataataataataataataataataataataataataataataataataataataataataataataataataataataataataataataataataataataataataataataataataataataataataataataataataataataataataataataataataataataataataataataataataataataataataataataataataataataataataataataataataataataataataataataataataataataataataataataataataataataataataataataataataataataataataataataataataataataataataataataataataataataataataataataataataataataataataataataataataataataataataataataataataataataataataataataataataataataataataataataataataataataataataataataataataataataataataataataataataataataataataataataataataataataataataataataataataataataataataataataataataataataataataataataataataataataataataataataataataataataataataataataataataataataataataataataataataataataataataataataataataataataataataataataataataat